In one window of Orcinus orca chromosome 17, mOrcOrc1.1, whole genome shotgun sequence DNA:
- the LOC125961697 gene encoding DPEP2 neighbor protein-like, translating into MSDHIFYIYSNLSSVPWEGSATAAVAPVSPPTPGHYHVLYQGCGKTQLGRHEETYCLVGGYGAYGDVPLAKPAKVEAETPVSRHCPKRKHNPEKSDKDLGCSRTKTQRLQHSSSSGIQAAVAPGSPPTPGLYHVLYRGCGEKQLGRHVETYCLVGGYRVYGDVPLATPANVEAEKPVARRAPKGKHAPKRLDCDLRFSRPTVRRL; encoded by the exons ATGTCTGACCATATCTTCTATATTTACTCAAACCTGTCCTCTGTTCCCTGGGAGGGCAGTGCAACAG CAGCAGTTGCTCCCGTTTCTCCTCCTACACCTGGTCACTACCATGTCCTCTACCAAGGGTGTGGAAAAACGCAGTTGGGCCGGCATGAGGAGACATACTGCCTAGTTGGTGGCTACGGGGCCTATGGGGATGTTCCTTTGGCCAAGCCAGCAAAGGTGGAAGCAGAGACGCcagtctccagacattgtcccAAGAGAAAGCACAATCCGGAAAAGTCGGACAAAGACCTGGGTTGCTCCAGAACCAAAACCCAGCGATTGCAGCATTCAAGCAGCTCAGGAATACAAG CAGCAGTTGCTCCCGGTTCTCCTCCTACACCTGGTCTCTACCATGTCCTCTatcgagggtgtggagaaaagcagtTGGGCCGGCATGTGGAGACATACTGCCTGGTTGGTGGTTACCGGGTCTACGGAGATGTACCTCTGGCCACGCCAGCAAATGTGGAAGCAGAGAAGCCAGTTGCCAGACGTGCTCCCAAGGGAAAGCACGCTCCAAAAAGGTTGGATTGCGACCTGCGTTTCTCCAGACCCACAGTCCGGCGATTGTAG
- the LOC125961696 gene encoding LOW QUALITY PROTEIN: dipeptidase 2-like (The sequence of the model RefSeq protein was modified relative to this genomic sequence to represent the inferred CDS: inserted 2 bases in 1 codon), with amino-acid sequence MGGEWALSRGQVSPLELPLSRRREGSASMWLPGFADRGSPHTDPPLPACLALRSLRPGDLEGPRALSQRPLLCLLLLLGLLLRLVTRAXTTPGTSSTPSPRERTRALMRDFPLVEGHNEMPLVLRQFYHSGLQDVNLRNFSHGQTSLDRLNDGLRGAQFWSAYVPCQTHERDAVRLTLEQIHLIRLMCSSYSELELVTSVKALNNSRKWACLIGVEDGHSLDSSLSILRTFYALGVHYVTLTHTCNVPWTQNSAKGIHPFSSNVSRLTCFGEKVVAEMNRLGMMVDLSHVSDAVARRALEVSQAPVIFSNSAAQGMCKNTRNVPDDIRQLLKKNGGIVMLSLSVRVLQCNPLANVSTVASEPHPGLSENSDLELKLGLNLGRTSEEPQWFDPLVGNSLRYAL; translated from the exons atGGGAGGCGAGTGGGCTCTCAGCAGAGGCCAGGTTAGCCCGCTGGAGCTGCCTCTGAGCAGGCGGCGGGAGGGCAGTGCCTCCATGTGGCTGCCGGGCTTCGCGGATCGCGGCTCTCCGCACACGG ACCCGCCTCTGCCCGCCTGCCTGGCCCTGCGCAGCTTGCGGCCCGGGGACCTCGAAGGTCCCCGCGCACTCAGTCAGCGGCCTCTGCTGTGTCTGCTGCTCCTGCTGGGTCTGCTGCTGCGGCTGGTAACCCGTGC GACCACACCGGGCACCTCCAGCACCCCAAGTCCGCGGGAGCGCACGAGGGCCCTGATGCGGGACTTCCCGCTTGTGGAGGG CCACAACGAGATGCCCCTGGTCCTGAGGCAGTTTTACCACAGTGGGCTACAGGATGTTAATCTGCGCAATTTCAGCCATGGTCAGACCAGCTTGGACAGGCTGAACGATGGTCTCAGAGGTGCCCAG TTCTGGTCAGCCTACGTCCCATGCCAGACCCACGAACGGGATGCTGTGCGCCTCACCCTGGAGCAAATTCACCTCATCCGCCTCATGTGTTCTTCCTATTCTGAGCTGGAGCTTGTGACCTCAGTTAAAG CTCTCAACAATAGCCGGAAGTGGGCTTGCCTCATTGGTGTGGAGGACGGCCACTCACTGGACAGTAGCCTCTCCATCTTGCGTACCTTCTATGCGCTGGGTGTGCACTAcgtgacactcacccacacctgCAACGTGCCCTG GACGCAGAACTCAGCAAAGGGTATCCACCCCTTCTCCAGCAATGTCAGTCGGCTGACATGCTTTGGCGAG aAGGTGGTGGCAGAAATGAACCGCCTGGGCATGATGGTGGACTTGTCCCATGTCTCGGATGCTGTGGCACGGCGAGCCCTAGAAGTGTCACAGGCACCTGTCATCTTCTCCAACTCAGCTGCCCAGGGTATGTGCAAGAACACTCGGAATGTTCCTGATGATATCCGGCAGCTTCTG AAGAAGAACGGTGGCATCGTGATGCTGTCTTTGTCCGTGCGGGTGCTGCAGTGCAACCCGTTAGCCAACGTGTCTACTGTGGCAAGTGAGCCTCACCCTGGGCTCTCTGAAAACTCTGATTTGGAGCTGAAGCTGGGTCTAAATTTAGGGAGGACTTCAGAAGAGCCCCAGTGGTTTGACCCACTTGTTGGCAATAG TCTTCGCTATGCTCTCTGA